One window of Papaver somniferum cultivar HN1 chromosome 9, ASM357369v1, whole genome shotgun sequence genomic DNA carries:
- the LOC113310427 gene encoding serine/threonine-protein kinase D6PKL2-like, translating to MMGSLSGACEIVESKDELDFGQRYKGINLLPSGSRIDEKAGKLPMLKTGRNYALEDDLNQLFEAINLRSAGKGLSHPHQSDRGTASNNASKKPIRVGSLHPSGIGISESVTLKQALRRLCVSHASEQAAMKRLAMPIGSPRISEAGAIKKLYRAVVSEASESGLPLDEGKGSLLEISMLPEKKTAAKSLQNLSESLQVSGAKSPVTSARSPRFMLSNATMPCRAKTPTRSEILHESTEAVHEVPTPKLGGKSVQVSRTKSPTSSSRPSPRLVAAPTSTKVGAKIHPPNEISPEVGGEKSTPKLVEKGKCRSTQCLPNSNTIKEVLEVDEVSTPKFGNKTSGLDLVPKSRRDPTSSSSSSYLGSKVGKSVTTRTRTIKPVFRHKSIAKKRVKQDLVSGSNSSNICNEANEENYVPSSKTVKRKVKKDSASASSSSGIHNEAKNEDLLPSTSKLVCQTHIFGKKNARKESASPASSSKGVSVEVNSSNVNCGESKSAVSSSSHKMGTAGVKVTKNSRSRGKGEFSQSSSSIGEYSSSTSISEESSLSGSSFSGSRPHMSKDLRWDAIHHVEARYGSIGLRHFKLLKRLGCGDIGTVYLAELSGTKCPFALKVMDNEFIAARKKMPRAHTEREILQMLDHPFLPTLFAHFTTEKFSCLVMEYCPGGDLHVLRQKQPTRCFSEQAARFYVAEVLLALEYLHMLGVIYRDLKPENILVREDGHIMLSDFDLSLRCSVSPMLLQSASVVVEPAQNAAGPCTESSCIDPICLHPSWVQGGCFTPRLNGAGKTRKQKSDLAAQVTPLPQLVAEPTSARSNSFVGTHEYLAPEIIEGKGHGSSVDWWTFGIFLYELIYGKTPFKGSGNEDTLCNVVSESLKFPECPLVSFQARDLIRGLLVKDPENRLGSEKGATEIKQHPFFDGLNWALIRCAVPPELPGFCDPVLAAAAAAAAFQNDDSKCIEFKTNGEHLEFELF from the exons ATGATGGGTTCACTTTCCGGAGCTTGTGAAATTGTTGAGTCGAAGGATGAACTTGATTTTGGTCAAAGGTATAAAGGGATCAACCTGCTACCTTCTGGATCTAGAATTGATGAGAAAGCTGGAAAGCTTCCAATGCTGAAAACAGGACGTAATTATGCATTGGAAGATGATCTTAATCAGCTTTTTGAAGCTATCAACCTCAGGTCTGCTGGTAAGGGTCTGAGTCATCCTCACCAATCAGATAGGGGAACAGCAAGCAATAATGCTTCAAAGAAGCCAATTAGAGTAGGTTCACTTCATCCATCAGGGATTGGAATTTCAGAATCTGTGACTTTGAAGCAGGCACTTAGACGGCTATGCGTTTCTCATGCATCTGAACAGGCTGCCATGAAGCGATTAGCGATGCCAATTGGTTCTCCAAGGATCTCAGAAGCCGGAGCTATCAAGAAGCTATACAGGGCAGTGGTTAGTGAGGCAAGTGAATCAGGTCTTCCCTTGGATGAAGGTAAAGGGAGTTTGTTAGAGATCTCTATGCTGCCTGAAAAGAAGACTGCTGCAAAATCCCTGCAAAATTTATCAGAATCCTTGCAAGTGTCAGGGGCTAAGTCTCCCGTCACAAGTGCTCGCTCTCCCAGATTCATGTTATCAAATGCTACAATGCCTTGTAGGGCCAAAACACCTACGCGGAGTGAGATTCTTCACGAGTCAACAGAAGCTGTACATGAGGTACCAACTCCAAAGTTGGGGGGAAAATCCGTGCAAGTGTCCAGGACCAAGTCACCAACCTCAAGCTCCCGCCCGTCTCCCAGATTAGTAGCAGCTCCAACATCGACAAAGGTAGGTGCCAAAATACATCCACCAAATGAGATTTCTCCTGAAGTTGGAGGTGAGAAATCTACTCCGAAGCTTGTGGAAAAGGGAAAATGCAGAAGTACGCAGTGTCTACCAAATTCAAATACCATCAAGGAAGTTCTAGAGGTAGATGAGGTTTCCACTCCTAAATTTGGGAATAAAACCTCAGGACTTGACCTAGTGCCAAAAAGCAGGCGAGATCCTACTTCATCTTCATCCAGCTCATACTTGGGTAGTAAAGTAGGCAAATCAGTTACCACCAGAACACGTACTATCAAGCCAGTTTTTAGACATAAGAGTATTGCTAAGAAAAGAGTTAAACAAGATTTGGTTTCTGGATCCAACAGTTCTAATATATGTAATGAAGCTAATGAGGAAAATTATGTCCCTAGTAGTAAAACGGTGAAAAGGAAAGTAAAGAAAGATTCAGCTTCTGCATCCAGCAGTTCTGGAATTCACAATGAGGCCAAAAATGAGGATCTGCTTCCTAGTACAAGTAAATTAGTCTGTCAGACCCACATTTTTGGTAAGAAGAATGCAAGAAAGGAATCCGCTTCTCCGGCATCAAGTAGTAAAGGTGTAAGTGTTGAAGTCAATTCAAGTAATGTAAATTGTGGTGAAAGTAAATCAGCTGTCAGTTCAAGTAGCCATAAAATGGGAACTGCCGGTGTTAAGGTGACTAAGAACTCAAGATCTAGAGGAAAGGGGGAGTTTTCTCAGAGCTCAAGCAGCATTGGTGAGTACAGCAGTAGCACTAGCATCAGTGAGGAAAGCAGTTTAAGTGGGTCAAGTTTTAGTGGCAGTAGGCCTCATATGTCAAAAGATCTGAGATGGGATGCCATCCACCATGTTGAAGCACGGTATGGTAGCATAGGGCTGAGGCATTTCAAGTTGCTTAAGCGGCTAGGTTGTGGAGACATTGGAACTGTTTATCTCGCAGAGTTAAGTGGGACAAAGTGTCCATTTGCTTTGAAGGTTATGGACAATGAGTTTATAGCTGCTAGGAAGAAAATGCCGAGGGCTCATACTGAAAGAGAGATTTTGCAAATGCTGGATCATCCTTTTCTTCCTACGTTATTTGCTCATTTTACTACGGAGAAGTTTTCGTGTTTAGTTATGGAGTACTGTCCAGGTGGAGATCTTCATGTTCTCCGGCAGAAGCAGCCAACCAGGTGTTTCTCCGAACAAGCAGCTAG GTTTTATGTTGCGGAAGTTCTCCTTGCGTTAGAATACCTACACATGCTTGGGGTCATATACAGGGACCTGAAACCAGAAAATATTCTTGTCCGCGAAGATGGTCACATCATGCTATCTGACTTCGACTTATCTCTCAGATGCTCCGTCAGTCCGATGCTCCTTCAATCAGCTTCAGTAGTTGTGGAGCCAGCCCAAAATGCTGCAGGTCCATGCACAGAATCCAGCTGCATTGATCCTATCTGTCTCCATCCATCCTGGGTCCAAGGGGGTTGCTTCACCCCAAGGCTTAATGGTGCAGGAAAAACCAGAAAACAAAAGTCAGACCTTGCAGCACAAGTAACCCCGCTTCCACAGCTCGTGGCAGAGCCAACAAGTGCACGCTCGAACTCTTTTGTCGGTACTCACGAATATTTAGCTCCGGAGATTATTGAAGGAAAGGGTCATGGGAGTTCTGTTGATTGGTGGACGTTTGGTATATTCCTTTATGAGCTTATATATGGGAAGACGCCTTTCAAGGGATCTGGAAATGAGGATACTTTGTGCAATGTAGTGTCAGAGAGTCTCAAGTTCCCCGAATGCCCACTTGTTAGTTTCCAGGCAAGGGATTTGATTAGAGGTTTGTTAGTAAAGGATCCAGAGAACAGGTTAGGGTCTGAAAAAGGGGCAACAGAGATAAAACAGCACCCTTTCTTCGACGGACTGAACTGGGCATTGATTCGATGTGCTGTCCCACCAGAGTTGCCGGGATTTTGTGATCCTGTacttgcagcagcagctgctgcaGCGGCTTTTCAGAATGACGATAGCAAATGTATTGAGTTTAAAACTAATGGAGAGCATCTTGAGTTTGAGCTATTCTAG
- the LOC113314350 gene encoding histone deacetylase 9-like, whose protein sequence is MRSKDRISYFYDGDVGSVYFGPNHPMKPHRLCMTHHLVLSYDLHKKMEIYRPHKAYPVELAQFHSADYVEFLHRITPDTQDLYLNDLAKYNLGEDCPVFENLFEFCQIYAGGTLDAARRLNNKLCDIAINWAGGLHHAKKCSASGFCYINDLVLGILELLKYHARVLYIDIDVHHGDGVEEAFYFTDRVMTVSFHKYGDLFFPGTGDVKEIGEREGKYYAINVPLKDGIDDSSFNRLFKIIIDKVVETYQPGAIVLQCGADSLAGDRLGCFNLSIDGHAECVKFVKKFNIPLLVTGGGGYTKENVARCWTVETGVLLDAELPNEIPDNDYIKYFGPDYSLKIPHGQIENLNSKSYISTIKMQVMESLRSIQHAPGVQMHEVPPDFYIPDFDEDGQNPDERVDQHTQDKQIQRDDEYYEGDNDNDNPDDV, encoded by the exons ATGCGCTCCAAGGACAGGATTTCCTACTTCTATGACG GAGATGTGGGCAGTGTTTATTTCGGGCCAAATCATCCAATGAAGCCGCATCGTCTTTGTATGACGCATCATCTTGTTCTGTCTTACGACTTGCACAAGAAAATGGAGATCTAT AGGCCTCACAAGGCTTATCCTGTGGAGCTTGCTCAGTTTCACTCGGCAGATTATGTGGAGTTTTTGCATCGGATTACTCCGGACACTCAAGATTTATACTTGAATGATTTGGCAAAAT ATAATCTTGGCGAAGATTGCCCAGTCTTTGAGAACTTGTTCGAGTTCTGTCAAATTTATGCTGGTGGAACACTAG ATGCTGCACGTAGACTGAACAATAAGCTGTGTGATATTGCTATAAATTGGGCTGGTGGTCTGCACCATGCAAAGAAGTGTTCAGCATCTGGCTTTTGTTACATTAATGACTTAGTTTTGGGGATTCTGGAGCTTCTCAAATATCATGCCCGGGTTCTGTACATTGATATCGATGTGCATCATGGCGATGGAGTGGAGGAGGCATTCTATTTCACTGATAG GGTGATGACCGTTAGCTTTCACAAATATGGGGATCTGTTCTTTCCTGGAACAGGTGATGTTAAG GAAATAGGAGAAAGAGAAGGGAAGTACTATGCGATAAATGTCCCACTCAAAGATGGAATAGATGACTCCAGCTTTAATCGACTTTTCAAGATA ATTATTGATAAAGTAGTTGAGACATATCAGCCAGGTGCTATTGTCCTCCAGTGTGGGGCAGATTCACTTGCCGGGGATCGCTTGGGCTGCTTCAACCTCTCCATTGATG GGCATGCTGAATGTGTAAAATTCGTGAAGAAATTTAACATACCCCTATTG GTTACTGGAGGTGGTGGATATACAAAGGAGAATGTAGCTCGTTGCTGGACTGTTGAAACTGGGGTTCTATTGGATGCGGAGCTCCCTAATG AAATTCCAGATAATGATTATATCAAATATTTCGGTCCAGATTATTCATTGAAGATCCCGCACGGGCAAATA GAAAACTTAAATAGCAAATCATATATTAGTACAATCAAAATGCAAGTGATGGAAAGCCTGCGCAGCATCCAACATGCTCCAGGTGTGCAGATGCATGAG gttccaCCGGATTTTTACATCCCAGATTTTGACGAAGATGGACAGAATCCTGATGAGCGGGTCGATC AACACACTCAAGACAAGCAAATTCAACGGGATGATGAGTATTACGAAGGTGATAACGACAATGATAACCCAGATGATGTATGA
- the LOC113310428 gene encoding uncharacterized protein LOC113310428, protein MASSPSSTELKPFSVLFVCLGNICRSPAAEGVFTDMVQKRGVESKFKIDSAGTIGYHEGNPADPRMRSASKRRGIEVTSRSRPIRPSDFRDFDLILAMDMQNKDDILGALERWKFKETLPDDAHKKVKLMCSYCKKHNEKEVPDPYYGGPQGFEKVLDLLEDACESLLDSILTENSLISDS, encoded by the exons ATGGCTTCATCACCTTCTTCAACAGAACTTAAGCCCTTTTCAGTTCTCTTTGTATGTTTAGGTAATATCTGTAGAAGTCCAGCAGCTGAAGGAGTCTTCACTGATATGGTCCAGAAAAGAGGCGTTGAATCAAAATTTAAGATTGATTCTGCTGGTACAATTGGCTATCACGAG GGTAATCCAGCAGACCCACGGATGAGATCTGCTTCTAAACGTCGTGGGATTGAGGTTACTTCTAGgtccagaccaattagaccatcTGATTTCAGGGATTTTGATCTTATCCTTGCAATGGATATGCAAAACAAAG ATGATATATTGGGTGCACTTGAGAGGTGGAAATTTAAAGAGACTCTTCCTGATGATGCTCATAAGAAG GTTAAGTTAATGTGCTCATACTGCAAGAAGCATAATGAGAAAGAAGTACCAGATCCTTATTATGGTGGACCACAAGGTTTTGAGAAG GTCCTAGATTTGCTAGAAGATGCTTGTGAATCGTTACTTGACAGCATTCTTACAGAGAACAGTCTAATTTCTGATTCATAG